The nucleotide sequence gggggacacgcctaccccccccccaagcgcgccctccacccccatgggccccctgttgctccaccgacgtactccttcctcctatatatacctatgtacccccaaacgatcagagacagagccaaaaccctaattccaccgccgtaactttctgtatccacgagatcccatcttggggcttgttccggagctccgccggagggggcatccatcacggagggcttctacatcaacaccatagcccctccgatgaagtgtgagtagcctcagaccttcgggtccatagttattagctagatggcttcttctctctttttggatctcaatacaatgttctccccccctctcttgtggagatctattcgatgtaatcttttttttgcggtgtgtttgttgagaccgatgaattgtgggtttatgatcaagattatctatgaacaatatttgaatcttctctgaattcttttatgtatgattggttatctttgcaagtctcttcgaattatcagtttggtttggcctactagattgatctttcttgcaatgggagaagtgcttagatttgggttcaatcttgtggtgtcctttcccagtgacagtaggggcggcaaggcacgtattgtattgttgccatcgaggataacaagatggggtttttatcatattgcatgagtttatccctctacatcaagtcatcttgcttaaggcgttactctgttttcatgaacttaatactctagatgcatgctggatagcggtcgatgagtggagtaatagtagtagatgcaggcaggagtcggtctacttgtcttggacgtgatgcctatatacatgatcatacctagatattctcataactatgctcaattctgtcaattgctcaatagtaattcgttcacccaccgtaaaatacttatgctcctgagagaagccactagtgaaacctatggccccatggtctatctttatcatattaatcttccaatacttagttatttcctttgcttgttactttgcttttattttactttgcatctttgtcacaaaaataccaaaaacattatcttatcagatctcaatctcgtaagtgaccgtgaagggattgacaaccccttatcgcattggttgcgaggagttatttgctttgtgtagatacgagggactcgcgcgtagcctcctactggattgataccttggttctcaaaaactaagggaaatacttacgctactttgctgcatcatcctttcctcttcaaggaaatccaacgtagtgctcaagaggtagcacctccccaagcttgtgggagactctcttcttcaatttgcacaaaattatatattcccttaaagcatcttgtttcttatgagcggagaaatatttagcagagaagtagtaaatcatatcctagggactacgcacacaaccaggatcaagagaattaaaccatatcttagcatcaccctttaatgagaacggaaataatttaaggatataatagtagcgagttttctcatcattagtgaacagggtagctatatcatttaatttagtaagatgtgccacaacagtttcagattcatagccatagaaaggatcagattcaaccaaagtaattatatcaggatcaactgagaaatcataatccttatcagtaataaagatatgtgaagtagcataagcaggatcatatctcattctagcattcagagaatTTTCTTTCAGCTTGACCAATAGTTTCtgaagatcacttctatcattgcaagctcagaaatctctagcagtttcttcatccataatataaccctcaggaacaacaggcaattcatatctaggggagaatcttcatcatcactttcatcaatattatcagtttcaataatttcattctctctaaccttagcaagttgttcatcaagaaattcacctagtggcacagtagtatcaagcatagaagtagtttcatcataagtatcatgcaaagcagaagtggcatcatcaataacatgcgacctattagaatcaataacatgtgtaggtgtcgcaagtttactcataatagaaggtgaatcaagtgcagagctatagatggcagttccttacctcccctcgtagttgagggaaaaatcttagttctttgatctttcaagttcttcataatgatcagcggatataaattccaagtgactcaaagaatagagctatgctctccggcaacggtgccagaaaatagtcttgataacccacaagtataggggatcgcaatagttttcgagagtagattattcaacccaaatttattgattcaacacaaggggagccaacgaatattctcaagtattagcagctaagttgtcaattcaaccacacctgaaaacttaatatctacagtaaagtgtttagtagcaaggtaatatgataatagtggtaacggtagcaaaagtaatattttttgttttatagtgattgtaacagtaataacagaaaagtaaataagcgaagaacaatatatgaaaagctcgtaggcaatggatcggtgatggagaattatgtcggatgctattattcatgcaacagttataacatagggtgacatagaactagctccaattcatcaatatgtaggcatgtattccgaatatagtcatatgtgcttatggaaaagaacttgcgtggcatcttttgtcctatcctcccgtggcagtggggccctattggaaactaagggatattaatgcctccttttaatagagtaccggaccaaagcattaacacatagtgaatacatgaactccccaaactacggtcatcactgggagtggtcccgattattgtcacttcggggttgccggatcataacacatagtaggtgactatagacttgcaagataggatgaagaactcacatatattcatgaaaacataataggttcagatctgaaatcatggcactcgggccctagtgacaagcattaagcataacaaagtcataatAACATCActctcagaacatagtgaatactagggatcaaaccctaacaaaactaactcgattacatgataaatctcatccaacccatcaccgtccagcaagcctacgatggaattactcacgcacggcggtgagcatcatggaattgatgatggaggacggttgatgatgacgatggcgacggattcccatctccggagccctgaacggactccagatcagccctcccgagagagtttaggcttggcggcgactccgtatcgtaaaacgcgataaatcattctctctgattgttttctccccaaacacgaatatatgaagttggagttgaggtcggtggagcgtcaggggacccacgaggcaggggggcgcccaggtgggcaggcgcgcccccaccctcgtggacagggtatgggccccctgacgtgaattcttcttccagtattttttatatatttcaaaaataatctccgttgattttcaagttatttcgagaacttttatttctgcacaaaaataacaccatggcaattctgctgaaaacagcgtcaatccggattagtttcattcaaatcatgcaagttaaagtccaaaataagggcaaaagtgtttgaaaaagtagatacgacggagacgtatcaccccccccccccccacacacacacacacaacctaTGCTTTTCTATATTCGCCGACCCATCTACATTTTTTTTCTGTAAAGCCAACCAACTGGACAACCTCCCTGTTGCTACTTACATTCTTCATTCTTCAAATACAATACTAACCAACGTTAAGCTGTTTTTTTGTGTTTGGTCGGTTTTCTTTTCTCTTTCTATTTATTTGTAAAGGTTTGTTAATTTTTAAAATCATGATCTCTTCAAATTCGTGAACAgtttttaaattcacaaactttGTTatctgtgattttttttcaaaatcaatgaacttcttttgaaattcggtgaactttttctcaaaatcacTGAACTTTTTTTTCAGTTTCATGAAATCTATGAACTGTTCCAAATCCATGTAAGTTTTTCaatctgtgaactttttttaaaatcatgggctttttcaaattcatgaacttctttcaaaatagtatttttttttagATCATTGTTTATTTTTCTTAGTCAATTGGTTACTGTTTTGAACGCTGGATAGTGAAGCAATTGTACGACGTTCATTGCGTGAACGAAGGAAAGGAGCGAGCGACGGCCAGCGAAGGAAGGGAGGAGTGGTCGACCATtctcggaaaaaaaagagagaggaggGATAGACTAGCTCGCttccttctttttatttttttgagggGCGAAGGACAATTTATTGATTAACTGGAAAGttcaaaggaatacaaaaagggtCATGTGGATAGCCTAGTCGCAAGTGGCGACCCTAGTTAAGAGAAACTAAAATTCTAACCAAGCTATGAGCTTCTTTGTTTGTGTCCTTACCTTCGAGGATGATACCACATACTTCAAAAAGCTGCTGATTCACATCGATACCACATGCTTGCTGCGAGCTGGCGCCTGAAGCGCCAAGCTCCTCGGTCGTCAGCGCTAGACTTTTGGGCGATTATTTCCTGCACACGCTCACGGCCTCACGAAGCCCATGATCGATTGCGAAGCGAGATTTGTTTTTATCGAGGCGATTTGACGCCATCGATGATGTCTGAGTACTCCTCTGGTGCAGGCTGCTGCTGTGGATGTCACGTTCAAGTGTACTTTATATCTAGCGGTGGTTGACAATATAATACTTTCTCCATTTTAAAATATAGTGCGTCCGCGCTTTCTGAGATCCaactttgactataaatttaaccaacaagatcaactgcggcggaagaaaaaattatataattaaaacttctttcgaatacgaattcactgatataatttttgcttccaccgcaatcggtcttggtagttaaatttacggtcaaagttgaagcacaggGACAAAGAAAGCACTACattgtgaaatggagggagtagtatattgtCAGTAGATTATTTAGGCTGCTAATGATCGCAAGTATGATGCCATCGATGACGCTCCACCACTAGTAGTGCAGTGCAGATACTCTTCTTAATTTGGGTTAGTAAAATTTATCCAACGTCTGACGTTCACGATGACCTGGCTGAGACCAACGAGTCATCTATTTATTCCGTCTCCTCCGGGACAAGACATCAAGCACCTGAGCTGAGCTCCACATCGATCAGTACTCAAAGCTACTCCACTCTCGGCCGAGGGACTCAGTGTCACGGCGACCCAGGACCGAGGAAGAATCATGGATTCCGTGACGGTGTCGACGGCGGCGAAGCCCACCCTCCGCGtggcggccttctgcggctccctCCGCAAGGACTCGTGGCACCGCGGCCTCATCCGCGCCGGTACGCACAATCCATCACCAATCACCATTATATAGTTGCTTAGCTCCCTTGGTTATTTTGCACTGCTGAGTGCAACTGAATTTGCATGACCTATCTAGCCGAGGAGCTGTGCGAGGAGTCCATCCCGGGGCTGCGCATCGACCACGTGGACATCTCCGGCCTGCCCATGGCCAACCCGGACCTGGAGACCGACGGCGGCGAGGGCTTCCCGCCGGCCGTCGAGGCGCTCCGCGACAGGGTCCGCGCCGCCGACTGCTTCCTCTTCGCCTCACCCGAGTACAACTACTCGGTCACGGCGTCCCTCAAGAACGCGCTGGACTGGGCGTCCAGGGGCAACAACTGCTGGGCGGACAGGGCGGCGGCGATCGTGTGCGCGGGGGGCGACTTCGGCGGGGCCAGGGCGTCGCTCCACCTCCGCCAGGTCGGGATCTTCCTCGACCTCCACTTCATCAACAAGCCGGAGCTCCACATCAGAGCGTTCGCGGAGCCGCCCAAGTTCGACGGCGAGGGCAACCTCATCGACGCCGTGACCAGGGAGCGGCTCAAGAAGGTGCTCCTCTCGCTCCAGGCCTTCGCGCTCAGGCTCCAGCACAACAACAAGGACGACTGACTGACTCAAGATCGGTGATGCTTGGCAGTTGGCACCGTGTACCGTATGTGCATTTCCCTAAAGTTTGATGACGTTCTGCTCCGTGCACCAGTATTCGTGGTTCCGTGAAACACTGTAGGAAGTGTGTGCTACCTTTTGTGTAATAAATCGCCGAAGAATTGCATCGTACTGTTGAACGTGTGCGTGCGTATGTGTTTTACCGTTGCTACTAGAACGCGAGGGCGCATGTCTATGTTGAGAAAACAATAGGAAGAAATTGATATTGTCGGAACATATGATGTTTTTATGTGGTTTTTTTTGTCCGTTAacggcctcctttggttcataggattgaAAAATCATAGGAATatgaaagtcataggaaatgagatgacatgcatctcaaatcctatgcataggaatagaaaaagagatgccctttgattcacaccataggattttttccattgagtctaggctaatgtttattttcctatgaaatatggaggataggaagaattcctccataggaataggatttcattcctacaaatcaaagagctctgaaggaatttttcctatagaaatcctatcctatgaaaatcctacaaaattcctccaaaccaaaggagagTTTGTGTGATTGTATCCTGTTTAGAAAGGCGAGGCGGCGGCAACGACtttttgaagatggaataaggttctcctcaCATAGCTCTCGTACCAATGGTGCGTCGGCGGATCCTGCTGGATTCGGTcggcgtttgtcttcggtggatctacTTGGATCCGGTCTACATCTGTCTGTGTTCGTGCGTCTATAGGCTGGATTCTTTCGATCTAAGTTTCTCTTCATCGGCGAGGTTGCTATTCTGCTGCACTAGTTATGTGTGGTCTTAGCATGAACACTTTCTGATTGTCTACTTACTATAACAAGGCTTGTCCATCTCCGGTAAGGGAGGGACAATGACGATAGTGCGCCTTCGGCTCGTTCCATTGCTCGTAACCGTCGCTAGATGGCGTACAGGCCTGGTTGCAATTGTTGTTACTTCTAATGTACTGCCATGTCTATTGATGAGTAGGTCGGAACTTTTCCCGGAAAGAAACTTTGGCTTAAATAGTTTATAGTACAATATCTTGATATAAAAGTGGAAACAAGACAAACAAATAATAACTACGGCAAGGCAACTTAGTGCATGGTGGACGTAAACAAGAAATCTAAATTTTGTGCTAAAAGGAATTGTCAATATTCTAAACATATCAAACAAGACCATTTATCTAAACATAGTTTCCTTGATTTTTTTTTGGTTCAAAAAGTTATGTGCCAATTCAGTGTTTTCGGCCTATGGTTGCATCTTTATGACTAATCTTTGCTTGTGAAATTAACATGGATGATGAGATAACCCAACTAATAAAGTATCTAATTTGTCACTGCACAAGATTTAATGATCCAAGTTACATGTACAAATATAATAGATAATCGTTTTTCCAAATAATCTAGATGTAAACCATTTCCTTGCTCAACACCTAGAAATAAGACCATGTCATTGTAGTAAACTGGCAAAACCAAGGTTGAATAAATTAACCTCATATCAGAGAAACAATTATGTTTTAAATTCTTTCAATCGTCTAACCCTTAGTGATGCCACATAATTGTATATTCACTTTTTTTCTTATTTCTAATATACCACTTTGTCGACTAATAGCCATCTTCGAAAACCATCCACTTGTAAATGCATTGTGTTGAGAAAAGAAT is from Triticum aestivum cultivar Chinese Spring chromosome 3A, IWGSC CS RefSeq v2.1, whole genome shotgun sequence and encodes:
- the LOC123057941 gene encoding probable NADPH:quinone oxidoreductase 1, which produces MDSVTVSTAAKPTLRVAAFCGSLRKDSWHRGLIRAAEELCEESIPGLRIDHVDISGLPMANPDLETDGGEGFPPAVEALRDRVRAADCFLFASPEYNYSVTASLKNALDWASRGNNCWADRAAAIVCAGGDFGGARASLHLRQVGIFLDLHFINKPELHIRAFAEPPKFDGEGNLIDAVTRERLKKVLLSLQAFALRLQHNNKDD